Proteins encoded in a region of the Armatimonadota bacterium genome:
- a CDS encoding phytanoyl-CoA dioxygenase family protein — protein sequence MRNQLSAEQVTSYRENGYIVIEHFLDPEELEDWRTQVGEAVEDRKRNKPQPKEGEPWLTNTADGVSEYYQQVFLQCLKLADTHAGVRRLMLDPRLGEMASTLAGVDGMRIWHDQALIKPPFGNPTGWHLDNPYWSFSSRDSISIWVALDDATLGNGCMWYVPGTHKTARYENAGIGENMADLFKVYPEWKEIDPVACPCPAGSAVFHNGLVAHGAGANMTNKPRRAMTCAYMPIGSTYNGSTNVLPPEYYRTLQIGDVLDDDVVNPLVWKKG from the coding sequence ATGAGGAATCAACTCAGCGCCGAGCAAGTGACCTCCTACCGCGAGAACGGCTACATTGTCATTGAGCACTTCCTCGATCCCGAGGAGCTCGAAGACTGGCGCACGCAGGTGGGCGAGGCTGTCGAAGATCGAAAGAGAAACAAGCCCCAGCCCAAAGAGGGCGAGCCCTGGCTCACGAACACGGCGGACGGCGTCAGCGAGTATTACCAGCAGGTCTTTCTCCAGTGCCTGAAGCTCGCCGACACCCACGCGGGAGTTCGCCGATTGATGCTCGACCCGCGGCTTGGCGAAATGGCCTCGACGCTCGCCGGCGTGGACGGCATGCGCATCTGGCACGATCAGGCGCTCATCAAACCGCCGTTCGGAAACCCAACCGGGTGGCACCTGGACAACCCCTATTGGTCCTTCTCGAGCCGTGATTCGATCTCAATCTGGGTGGCGCTCGACGATGCGACGCTCGGCAACGGCTGCATGTGGTACGTCCCCGGCACGCACAAGACCGCGCGCTACGAGAACGCCGGCATCGGCGAGAACATGGCCGACCTCTTCAAGGTGTATCCCGAGTGGAAGGAAATCGACCCGGTGGCGTGTCCCTGCCCTGCGGGTTCGGCGGTCTTTCACAACGGGCTTGTCGCCCACGGCGCGGGCGCCAACATGACCAACAAGCCCCGGCGCGCGATGACCTGCGCCTATATGCCGATCGGCAGCACCTACAACGGCTCGACCAACGTGCTGCCACCAGAGTACTATCGCACCCTCCAGATCGGCGACGTGCTGGATGATGACGTCGTGAACCCACTGGTGTGGAAGAAGGGGTAA
- a CDS encoding right-handed parallel beta-helix repeat-containing protein produces MIASLTALLAIAPLQAKAAPAGPIVPKLGLTITKSGSAKPGIYNLATNTDNVAKPALTIQGDNLVVDFKGATLRGTPASVDPDKRLGLAVLVKGKNVTIKNLNVRGYRFGILARSAPGIKILNCDLSYNWKQHLLSNLEREDGADWMSYHRNEKDEWLRYGCAIYLRKCDGFEVKGCTAVGGQNGLMMMECSDGKVWNNNFSFLSGAGVAMYLSSRNQIMHNKIDWCVRGYSHGVYNRGQDSTGILIYEQSHRNIFAYNSVTHGGDGFFLWAGQTTMDTGKGGCNDNLLYGNDFSHSPANGIEATFSRNLFINNLLLENWHGIWGGFGYESKTIGNTFGLNGEAISWEHGQDNVIQYNRFLSDASGIGLWQNATLDPNWGYGKARDCRSRDWLIADNSFEGIAGSVLRIRETSSVAVQDNEFARNGRIFELGGKREGFTFKNNDVRHRTGEEPGNGIKIQGGTWRTSGQGAQAPVRLVDGNGTESPNAPKDQPGYLALFETDWSPTDLSWMSDAGRAATSKYAPKPLQGGMNAMLPDGAIRGRRYILVDEWGPYDFKRPILWPRGEAPQTVQQAGREPAASRATAYRFEILGPKGYWKVAQSRGVGSLSKLAGTVPDMVDVVLEPGKASDIWIELEYTGAATTDVKGNVTPKGKPVKFGYRKFFAPIAWDTKWFTYDANTQEPRSQYAAFQALLKEGKPILTEKSDKLDFTDGYKGALRDHYATSAVGTVELPAGKYVLNCTSDDGVHVWIDGKLVIDRWNWHGPTLDTAELGPGKHEIRVEHFEIDGYSMLKLDIQPKK; encoded by the coding sequence ATGATCGCGAGCCTCACCGCCCTTCTCGCCATCGCGCCCCTCCAAGCCAAGGCAGCCCCGGCCGGACCGATCGTCCCCAAGCTGGGACTAACCATCACCAAATCGGGTTCGGCCAAGCCGGGAATCTACAATCTGGCCACGAACACCGACAACGTCGCCAAACCGGCCCTGACGATCCAAGGCGACAACCTGGTGGTCGACTTCAAGGGTGCAACCCTGCGCGGCACTCCCGCGAGCGTCGATCCCGACAAGCGGCTCGGATTGGCGGTCCTGGTCAAAGGCAAGAACGTCACGATCAAGAACCTGAACGTGCGCGGCTACCGCTTTGGCATCCTCGCTCGCAGCGCCCCCGGAATCAAGATCCTCAACTGCGACCTCTCCTACAACTGGAAACAGCACCTGCTCTCCAACCTCGAACGCGAGGACGGCGCCGACTGGATGAGCTACCACCGCAACGAGAAGGACGAGTGGCTGCGCTACGGCTGCGCGATCTACCTGCGCAAATGCGACGGTTTCGAGGTCAAGGGCTGCACCGCTGTCGGCGGCCAGAACGGCCTGATGATGATGGAGTGCAGCGACGGCAAGGTCTGGAACAACAACTTCTCTTTCCTCTCGGGGGCAGGCGTCGCCATGTACCTATCCAGCCGCAACCAGATCATGCACAACAAGATCGACTGGTGCGTGCGCGGCTACAGCCACGGCGTCTACAACCGGGGCCAGGACTCGACCGGCATCCTGATCTATGAACAGTCTCACCGCAACATCTTCGCCTACAACTCGGTGACTCACGGCGGCGACGGCTTCTTCCTTTGGGCCGGACAGACCACCATGGATACCGGCAAGGGCGGCTGTAACGACAACCTGCTCTATGGAAACGACTTCAGCCACTCGCCTGCGAACGGCATTGAGGCCACCTTCAGCCGGAACCTATTCATCAACAACCTGCTGCTCGAAAACTGGCACGGCATCTGGGGCGGCTTTGGCTACGAGAGCAAGACGATCGGCAACACGTTTGGCCTGAACGGCGAGGCGATTTCCTGGGAGCACGGACAGGACAACGTGATCCAGTACAACCGCTTCTTGAGCGATGCCAGCGGAATCGGGCTTTGGCAGAATGCCACCCTTGACCCGAATTGGGGCTATGGCAAGGCCCGGGACTGCCGAAGCAGGGATTGGCTCATCGCCGACAACTCTTTCGAGGGCATCGCCGGTTCGGTGCTGCGCATCCGCGAAACCTCGAGTGTTGCCGTGCAGGACAACGAGTTCGCACGCAATGGCCGGATATTCGAGCTCGGCGGCAAGCGGGAGGGCTTCACCTTCAAGAACAACGACGTGCGCCACCGGACGGGCGAAGAACCGGGCAACGGCATCAAGATTCAGGGCGGAACCTGGCGGACCTCCGGCCAGGGAGCGCAAGCCCCCGTGCGTCTAGTCGATGGCAACGGAACGGAATCGCCGAACGCGCCCAAGGACCAGCCGGGATATCTGGCGCTCTTTGAGACCGACTGGTCGCCGACCGACCTCTCGTGGATGTCGGATGCTGGGCGAGCAGCAACTTCAAAGTATGCGCCGAAGCCTCTTCAAGGTGGCATGAACGCTATGCTGCCGGACGGGGCAATCCGCGGACGACGCTACATCCTGGTGGACGAATGGGGGCCGTACGATTTCAAGCGCCCGATCCTCTGGCCGCGAGGCGAGGCGCCGCAAACGGTCCAGCAGGCGGGACGAGAACCGGCCGCGTCCCGCGCTACGGCTTACCGGTTCGAGATTCTGGGCCCGAAGGGCTATTGGAAGGTGGCGCAGTCGCGCGGCGTGGGATCGCTTTCCAAGCTGGCGGGCACTGTGCCCGACATGGTGGATGTCGTGCTCGAACCGGGCAAGGCGTCGGACATCTGGATCGAGCTGGAGTACACCGGCGCGGCGACCACAGACGTCAAAGGGAACGTGACGCCCAAGGGCAAGCCGGTTAAGTTCGGCTACCGGAAGTTCTTCGCGCCGATCGCCTGGGATACGAAGTGGTTTACCTACGACGCCAACACCCAGGAGCCGCGCAGCCAGTACGCTGCCTTCCAAGCGCTGCTGAAAGAGGGTAAACCGATCCTGACGGAGAAGTCGGACAAGCTGGACTTCACCGACGGCTACAAGGGGGCCTTGCGCGACCACTATGCGACTTCGGCGGTCGGAACCGTTGAACTTCCTGCCGGGAAATATGTGCTGAACTGCACCAGTGACGACGGAGTGCACGTGTGGATCGACGGAAAACTGGTGATCGACCGCTGGAACTGGCACGGCCCCACGCTGGACACGGCAGAACTCGGCCCTGGCAAGCACGAGATCAGGGTAGAGCACTTCGAAATCGACGGGTATTCGATGCTTAAGTTGGATATTCAGCCGAAGAAGTGA
- the araA gene encoding L-arabinose isomerase → MSNHALWFVTGSQHLYGPETLKQVASNSQAIANELNDTKAIPLPIEFKPVLTDPPAIRELCLAANSDPSCAGLVLWMHTFSPAKMWIGGLSQLQKPIAHLHTQFNRDLPWATIDMDFMNLNQAAHGDREAGHLHTRLGVARKIVVGHWSDPEVQERLGAFSRVARGWADLQGAKFCRFGDNMRSVSVTEGDKVAAEAQFGFSVNGFGVGDLVEVVEAIGEQAIDDLCDQYDESYEVEPELGRGGAKHESLRYGARLELGIKQFLIDGGFKGFTTTFEDLHGLAQLPGLAVQRLMAEGFGFGAEGDWKTCALVRFMKTVGEGLGGGTSFMEDYTYHLDPKRPLVLGAHMLEICPSISKGKPKLEIHPLGIGGKADPVRLVFDSQTGPALNASLIDLGHRFRLIVNEVNAVGTPEPMPKLPVARAVWECKPDFKTACACWLYAGGAHHTGYSYAVTSEHLRDFAEIAGIECVVIRDGTTVEGFRQELRTNEVYYRR, encoded by the coding sequence ATGTCCAATCATGCCCTTTGGTTCGTCACCGGCTCGCAGCACCTTTATGGCCCGGAAACGCTCAAGCAGGTCGCCTCCAACTCCCAAGCGATCGCCAACGAGCTGAACGACACCAAGGCCATCCCATTGCCAATCGAGTTCAAGCCCGTGCTCACCGATCCGCCCGCGATCCGGGAGCTTTGCCTTGCCGCCAATTCGGACCCTTCCTGCGCAGGGCTTGTCCTTTGGATGCACACCTTTTCGCCCGCAAAGATGTGGATCGGCGGTCTCTCACAGCTTCAGAAACCCATCGCCCACCTGCATACCCAGTTCAACCGCGATCTGCCCTGGGCCACGATCGACATGGACTTCATGAACCTGAATCAGGCTGCGCATGGCGATCGCGAAGCCGGGCACCTGCACACGCGGCTGGGGGTGGCTCGGAAGATCGTCGTCGGCCACTGGTCGGATCCCGAGGTGCAAGAGCGACTCGGCGCGTTTTCTCGAGTCGCTCGCGGATGGGCCGATCTTCAAGGCGCAAAATTCTGCCGGTTCGGCGACAACATGCGTTCGGTCTCGGTCACCGAAGGCGACAAGGTGGCGGCAGAGGCCCAGTTTGGGTTCTCGGTTAATGGCTTTGGAGTGGGCGATTTGGTCGAGGTGGTTGAGGCGATTGGTGAGCAAGCCATAGACGACCTATGTGACCAATACGACGAATCCTACGAGGTCGAGCCCGAACTGGGAAGGGGTGGCGCGAAGCACGAATCCCTTCGCTACGGGGCGCGATTGGAGCTTGGCATCAAGCAGTTCTTGATCGACGGGGGTTTCAAGGGTTTCACCACCACCTTCGAGGACCTTCACGGCTTGGCTCAGCTTCCGGGTTTGGCGGTGCAGCGGCTGATGGCCGAGGGTTTTGGATTCGGCGCCGAGGGGGACTGGAAGACCTGTGCGCTGGTGCGGTTCATGAAGACCGTTGGTGAAGGTCTGGGCGGGGGAACGAGCTTCATGGAGGACTACACCTACCACCTCGACCCCAAGCGGCCGCTGGTTCTCGGGGCCCACATGTTGGAGATCTGCCCGAGCATCTCCAAGGGCAAGCCCAAGCTGGAGATTCACCCCCTGGGCATCGGCGGCAAGGCCGATCCGGTGCGGCTCGTGTTCGATTCCCAGACCGGCCCGGCGCTCAACGCCTCGCTCATCGACCTTGGGCACCGGTTCCGCCTGATCGTGAACGAAGTGAATGCGGTGGGTACGCCGGAGCCAATGCCGAAGCTGCCGGTGGCGAGGGCCGTGTGGGAATGCAAGCCCGATTTCAAGACCGCCTGCGCCTGCTGGCTCTATGCGGGCGGAGCGCACCACACGGGGTACAGCTACGCGGTGACTTCTGAGCATTTGCGCGACTTTGCAGAGATCGCAGGTATCGAGTGCGTGGTGATCCGGGATGGCACGACGGTCGAGGGCTTCAGGCAGGAGCTGAGGACGAACGAGGTGTACTACCGCAGGTGA
- a CDS encoding polyprenyl synthetase family protein → MSGEFTNASVHFVELVDIPQTLDAWREQIDARLSDWLPKESAPPTELHQAMRYACLAPGKRLRPLLCLASAEAVGATPEAALDGGCAIEMVHAFSLVHDDLPCIDDDDLRRGKPTCHVKFGEAIAVLAGDALFALAFEVISKASSQSEACAQATRLLASASGSSGLVGGEVLDVLSEGREVSGAVVDEIHRKKTAALIAASCRIGALLGGGTGQQCLALEHFGFEIGLAFQIADDILNETSTAEELGKAAGSDRDRKKATYPSVHGLKSSSEAAKGAVERSLAALVEVGLASPMLTHLATSTVERSS, encoded by the coding sequence ATGTCGGGCGAGTTTACCAACGCCTCGGTACACTTCGTGGAACTCGTGGACATTCCACAAACGCTGGATGCATGGCGCGAACAGATCGACGCCCGGCTCTCGGACTGGCTCCCCAAGGAATCGGCGCCGCCGACCGAGCTGCATCAGGCGATGCGCTACGCCTGCCTGGCGCCGGGCAAGCGATTGAGGCCATTGCTTTGTCTGGCGAGCGCTGAGGCTGTCGGTGCGACGCCCGAGGCGGCCCTTGATGGGGGCTGCGCCATCGAGATGGTCCACGCCTTTTCGCTGGTCCACGACGACCTGCCTTGCATCGACGATGACGACCTGCGGCGGGGCAAGCCAACGTGCCACGTAAAATTCGGCGAGGCGATCGCTGTGCTGGCGGGAGATGCGCTTTTTGCCTTGGCGTTCGAGGTGATCTCGAAGGCGTCCAGTCAATCTGAGGCCTGCGCCCAGGCCACACGCCTGCTGGCATCGGCTTCCGGTTCTAGCGGGCTCGTTGGCGGCGAGGTGCTCGACGTGCTATCTGAAGGGCGAGAGGTATCCGGGGCCGTTGTTGATGAGATCCACCGCAAGAAGACCGCGGCACTAATCGCGGCTTCGTGTCGGATCGGGGCCCTGCTGGGAGGGGGAACCGGCCAACAGTGTCTGGCGCTGGAGCACTTCGGGTTTGAGATCGGCCTGGCATTCCAGATTGCGGACGACATCCTAAACGAGACGTCTACCGCTGAGGAGCTTGGGAAGGCAGCGGGCAGCGACCGCGACCGCAAGAAAGCCACCTATCCTTCAGTCCATGGGCTGAAGTCATCTTCCGAAGCCGCCAAAGGGGCCGTGGAGCGGAGTTTGGCAGCGCTTGTTGAGGTTGGACTGGCCTCTCCAATGCTGACGCATCTGGCGACGAGCACGGTCGAGCGAAGTTCGTAG
- a CDS encoding DUF1015 domain-containing protein, whose product MAEIRPFQGLRYSKKAGDIASLIAPPYDVLSPADRERYAAKDPHNVVMLTLPEQLPDDRSKFVKYARSSARLAEWRRDGTLELETRPAFYRYRQTFSIPGEPGKLERTAVIALLKTEPYEKGVVLPHEQTFPKHKEDRLRVLEATRAHLECIYGLCEDSGSYQAAIESAPAIPLATLDSEDGVHQVLEGIDDPDACSELAKLMADRRIWIADGHHRYETACAFREALGPKDGPVAEDYMMMAISSISDPGLVILPTHRIVPKMPMGTAELKTALSNRFNVRTMSNAELMAQLKKLNAPDTRVFGIVLPGGTGLLLTLERPEDALDWMTGGDSPRLKMLDVSILHRVIFEQVLGLIGLDFFSYTRDPDEALREGSRPGAAAFLMNPPSAEDMTEIAVGGEKMPQKSTYYFPKLLSGLVLWSLGDF is encoded by the coding sequence ATGGCCGAGATTCGACCTTTCCAGGGCTTGCGCTACTCCAAGAAAGCCGGCGACATTGCGTCCCTCATTGCTCCGCCCTACGACGTGCTTTCTCCGGCGGACCGCGAGCGCTACGCCGCCAAGGACCCGCACAACGTGGTGATGCTCACGCTTCCCGAGCAGCTTCCGGACGACCGCAGCAAGTTCGTCAAATACGCGCGGAGTTCCGCTCGCTTGGCAGAGTGGCGGCGCGACGGCACGCTGGAACTCGAAACCAGACCCGCTTTCTACCGGTATCGGCAGACCTTTTCCATCCCCGGCGAACCCGGCAAACTCGAGCGCACCGCCGTCATCGCCCTCCTCAAGACTGAGCCCTACGAGAAGGGCGTGGTGCTCCCGCATGAGCAGACCTTCCCGAAGCACAAGGAGGACCGCCTCCGTGTGCTGGAGGCGACTCGAGCCCACCTGGAATGCATCTATGGACTGTGTGAGGACTCTGGTTCCTATCAGGCGGCCATCGAAAGCGCTCCGGCAATACCGCTAGCCACCCTAGATTCTGAAGATGGTGTCCATCAGGTGCTCGAAGGCATCGACGATCCGGACGCCTGCTCGGAGTTGGCCAAGCTGATGGCAGATCGCCGGATCTGGATCGCCGACGGCCACCATCGCTACGAAACGGCCTGCGCCTTTCGCGAAGCGCTGGGACCCAAAGACGGCCCTGTCGCCGAGGACTACATGATGATGGCGATCAGCAGCATCAGCGATCCGGGCCTCGTCATCCTTCCCACGCATAGGATCGTTCCCAAGATGCCAATGGGCACGGCGGAGCTCAAGACTGCGCTCTCGAACCGCTTCAATGTGCGCACGATGTCGAATGCCGAGTTGATGGCACAGCTCAAGAAGCTCAATGCCCCCGATACGCGCGTTTTCGGTATCGTCCTCCCGGGAGGCACGGGACTCCTGCTCACCTTGGAACGCCCCGAGGACGCCCTCGATTGGATGACGGGGGGCGACAGCCCGAGGCTCAAAATGCTCGACGTCAGCATCCTTCACCGGGTGATCTTCGAGCAGGTGCTCGGGCTCATCGGCCTCGACTTCTTCAGCTATACCCGCGACCCCGACGAGGCCCTGCGCGAAGGCAGCAGGCCGGGCGCTGCAGCCTTCCTCATGAACCCGCCAAGCGCCGAGGACATGACCGAGATCGCGGTGGGCGGCGAAAAGATGCCCCAGAAAAGCACGTATTACTTCCCGAAACTGCTCTCCGGGCTGGTCCTTTGGTCCCTCGGTGACTTTTAG
- the ruvB gene encoding Holliday junction branch migration DNA helicase RuvB, with translation MNRQNEDIVAEQIAGDRQVETSLRPRRLDEFIGQEKIKGNLGIFLKAARDRAEPLDHLLLYGPPGLGKTTIAHIVATEMGATLHVTSGPAFERPGDLAGILTNLEEGAVLFIDEVHRLNRTVEEMLYPAMEEFKVDIMIGKGPAARSIRLDLQRFTVIGATTRQGLLTGPLRDRFGIVTHFPFYDAEALFAIVCRSAGILGYKIEEQGAREIARRSRGTPRIANRLLRRVRDFAQVDGHDSIQIETVRKALTALEVDDLGLDRIDRTLLSVIIEKYSGGPVGLETLAASTGEDSGTIEDVYEPYLMQQGLIQRTPRGRCATPMAYKHLGVAMPNKAVASSPNLFEAES, from the coding sequence GTGAACCGGCAAAACGAGGACATCGTGGCCGAGCAGATTGCTGGCGATCGCCAGGTGGAGACGTCGCTCCGCCCTCGACGTTTGGACGAGTTCATTGGCCAGGAGAAGATCAAGGGGAATCTGGGCATCTTTCTGAAGGCCGCCCGGGACCGGGCCGAGCCGCTGGACCATCTGCTGCTCTACGGACCTCCCGGGCTGGGCAAAACCACCATCGCCCACATCGTGGCCACCGAGATGGGGGCGACGCTCCACGTAACCAGCGGTCCCGCGTTCGAGCGGCCAGGAGACCTGGCTGGCATCCTCACGAACCTGGAAGAGGGCGCGGTTCTCTTCATCGACGAGGTGCATCGGCTCAACCGGACGGTCGAGGAGATGCTCTATCCCGCTATGGAGGAGTTCAAGGTCGACATCATGATCGGCAAAGGTCCCGCAGCGCGCTCGATCCGGCTTGATCTGCAGCGGTTCACGGTCATCGGCGCGACGACAAGGCAGGGCCTGCTGACGGGACCGCTGCGCGACCGCTTTGGCATCGTCACGCACTTCCCGTTTTATGACGCGGAGGCGCTGTTCGCGATTGTGTGCCGATCCGCGGGGATACTGGGCTACAAGATCGAGGAGCAGGGCGCCAGGGAGATCGCGCGGCGCTCGCGGGGTACGCCTCGCATCGCCAACCGCCTCTTGCGCCGGGTGCGGGATTTTGCGCAGGTGGACGGCCACGATTCGATCCAGATCGAAACGGTGCGAAAGGCGCTGACGGCGCTGGAGGTCGACGATCTGGGCCTTGACCGCATTGATCGAACGCTGCTTTCGGTGATCATCGAAAAGTACAGCGGGGGACCCGTGGGGCTGGAGACGCTTGCCGCGAGCACCGGCGAGGATTCGGGCACGATCGAGGACGTCTATGAGCCCTATTTGATGCAGCAAGGGCTGATTCAAAGGACGCCGAGAGGAAGATGCGCGACGCCGATGGCGTACAAGCATTTGGGTGTAGCGATGCCGAACAAGGCGGTCGCTAGTTCACCGAACTTGTTTGAGGCGGAAAGCTAA
- the ruvA gene encoding Holliday junction branch migration protein RuvA translates to MIGRLRGELLDVQGAIAVVDAGGVGYEVLLPESVAFQLPPVGEFVDLTIRTVVREDSITLYGFLTAHERRLFDLLTEVNGCGPKSALALIGQLGEETVTASILSQDAKTLTRAPGVGPKLADRIILELKEKIAQESLHRKLERAMLPKAAIRAGKEDTLVEALLMLGYRRQEAESAAQDARDQAESVEEQLKVALRGLSK, encoded by the coding sequence ATGATCGGACGCCTTCGAGGGGAGTTGCTGGACGTTCAGGGCGCCATCGCGGTTGTCGATGCCGGCGGTGTCGGCTATGAGGTGCTCCTGCCGGAGTCTGTAGCTTTTCAGCTTCCCCCTGTGGGAGAGTTCGTCGATCTCACGATTCGCACGGTGGTGCGCGAGGATTCGATCACGCTCTATGGCTTCCTGACGGCTCATGAGCGAAGGCTTTTCGATCTCCTCACGGAGGTCAACGGCTGCGGCCCCAAAAGTGCCCTTGCCCTGATCGGGCAGCTTGGGGAAGAAACGGTAACTGCGTCGATCCTGTCGCAAGACGCCAAGACCTTGACTCGAGCCCCGGGCGTAGGGCCGAAGCTAGCCGACCGCATCATCCTCGAACTCAAAGAGAAGATCGCCCAGGAGAGCCTCCACCGCAAACTGGAGCGGGCGATGCTGCCCAAGGCGGCTATTCGCGCCGGCAAGGAGGACACGCTGGTCGAAGCGTTGCTCATGCTTGGATACCGGCGGCAGGAGGCCGAAAGCGCGGCCCAGGATGCTCGGGACCAAGCGGAAAGCGTCGAGGAGCAACTTAAGGTCGCTCTCAGGGGGCTCTCCAAGTGA
- a CDS encoding FAD-dependent oxidoreductase, whose amino-acid sequence MRQELHDLFDADLASTFGGIRHLGKCTRLGMVRLRENSGPLSPISSSPPLPLIPSSLHDNATSPQGRAQVGDEGRGKGAGGPMPHNSQMSGMRVAVVGAGIAGASAARHLAERGHEVTVFEQFEPGHTKGSSHGQSRIVRKAYPDAFYTAIMQEAYPMWAELDAHSDLRLLHECGLLYFGNQADPSLLAVVEALKALDVPHEVLDPLASAQKLPGLILTEDEIGIFTPEAGWVNAGKSVQTSLALAEAVGAWIVRQKVTSLEKLEKTFDRVVLCAGPWVGKFVKLDVAVTVQTLAYVKGKHEGPVWIEEGPRYAYGFPSEPGRAAWKLGAHNLRIPWDPDDPDRPESQETLDGIEAFAERRFGEVRSPLEPEEPLVTDVITCLYTNTPDEDFRFGRLSEKTVYASACSGHGFKFGPWVGRFLADVVEERQDIGRYKRFYCEAERVG is encoded by the coding sequence ATGCGGCAAGAACTCCATGATCTCTTCGATGCGGATCTCGCGTCCACCTTCGGGGGTATTCGCCATCTGGGTAAGTGTACTCGGCTGGGCATGGTGAGACTCCGGGAAAACTCTGGTCCCCTTTCCCCCATCTCTTCATCTCCTCCATTGCCCCTCATCCCTTCATCTCTTCATGACAACGCCACCTCTCCACAGGGGAGGGCCCAGGTAGGAGATGAGGGGCGGGGGAAAGGGGCAGGCGGGCCAATGCCGCACAATAGCCAAATGAGCGGCATGCGGGTTGCAGTCGTCGGGGCGGGCATTGCCGGCGCCAGCGCGGCGCGGCATCTGGCCGAGCGCGGACATGAGGTCACGGTGTTCGAGCAGTTCGAGCCGGGCCATACAAAGGGCAGTTCCCACGGTCAATCGCGCATCGTGCGCAAGGCCTATCCCGATGCCTTCTACACGGCGATCATGCAAGAGGCCTATCCAATGTGGGCCGAGCTCGACGCCCACAGCGACCTGAGGCTCCTCCATGAGTGCGGGCTCCTTTACTTTGGAAACCAGGCGGACCCGAGCCTTTTGGCGGTGGTCGAGGCTCTCAAAGCGCTCGATGTTCCCCATGAAGTGCTCGACCCACTCGCTTCCGCCCAGAAGCTGCCCGGCTTAATCCTCACAGAGGACGAAATCGGCATCTTCACGCCCGAAGCCGGATGGGTGAACGCGGGCAAATCGGTGCAAACCTCGCTGGCTCTCGCGGAGGCTGTGGGGGCGTGGATCGTGAGGCAAAAAGTCACGTCTCTGGAAAAGCTGGAGAAGACCTTTGACCGAGTGGTGCTCTGTGCGGGGCCGTGGGTCGGCAAGTTTGTCAAGCTGGACGTGGCCGTGACCGTGCAGACCCTGGCTTATGTGAAGGGCAAGCACGAGGGGCCGGTGTGGATTGAGGAGGGCCCGCGCTACGCCTACGGCTTTCCCTCAGAGCCGGGCCGCGCGGCTTGGAAGCTTGGGGCGCACAACCTGCGGATTCCGTGGGACCCGGACGATCCGGATCGCCCCGAGTCGCAAGAGACGTTGGACGGCATCGAGGCGTTCGCGGAGCGGAGGTTCGGCGAGGTTCGCAGCCCGCTTGAGCCGGAGGAACCCCTGGTAACAGACGTAATCACCTGCCTTTACACCAACACGCCCGACGAGGATTTTCGCTTCGGGCGACTGAGTGAGAAGACGGTCTATGCGTCGGCATGCAGTGGGCACGGGTTCAAGTTTGGGCCTTGGGTGGGGCGGTTTCTGGCCGACGTTGTCGAGGAGAGACAGGACATTGGGCGGTACAAGAGGTTCTACTGTGAGGCTGAGAGGGTGGGTTAG
- the fabZ gene encoding 3-hydroxyacyl-ACP dehydratase FabZ, whose translation MANTPEGGREIRIEEIMEFLPHRYPMLLVDRVYDVIHGKSCKGIKNVTMNEQFFGGHFPGKPVMPGVLIIEAMAQAGAVLLLTDPSNAGRIPLIGSIDNVRFSRPVVPGDQLVTEIELQWFRAMIGCFKATGFVDGQQVATMEMKFKLT comes from the coding sequence ATGGCGAATACCCCCGAAGGTGGACGCGAGATCCGCATCGAAGAGATCATGGAGTTCTTGCCGCATCGGTACCCGATGCTGCTGGTGGACCGAGTTTACGATGTCATCCACGGCAAGTCGTGCAAGGGCATCAAGAATGTCACGATGAACGAGCAGTTCTTCGGCGGGCACTTTCCCGGAAAGCCGGTGATGCCCGGTGTGCTGATCATCGAAGCCATGGCGCAGGCAGGCGCCGTCCTGCTCCTGACCGACCCCTCCAACGCGGGCAGAATCCCTCTCATCGGGAGCATCGACAACGTCCGTTTCTCCCGTCCTGTCGTACCTGGGGACCAACTGGTGACCGAGATCGAGCTTCAGTGGTTCAGGGCGATGATCGGATGTTTCAAAGCGACGGGGTTCGTCGACGGCCAGCAAGTTGCCACGATGGAAATGAAGTTCAAACTCACCTAG